The Desulfuromonas versatilis genome has a segment encoding these proteins:
- a CDS encoding YaeQ family protein, giving the protein MALPATVYRAAIELANVDANHYEKLQFTVARHPSETAERLVARVLAYALWHEEGLAFTKGICAGDEPDLWSKEPDGRVRLWIEVGLPDPERLRKASRHAGQVVLLAYGAGRPRWEAAHLGRLAGAANIRVFALEEVFLKQVVACLERSIVWSLTVTEGSLFLTAGETSLETALICLQA; this is encoded by the coding sequence ATGGCCCTTCCGGCAACCGTCTACCGCGCCGCCATCGAGCTTGCCAACGTCGATGCCAATCACTACGAAAAGCTGCAGTTCACCGTGGCCCGCCACCCTTCGGAAACCGCCGAACGCTTGGTGGCGCGGGTGCTGGCCTATGCCCTCTGGCACGAGGAAGGGCTGGCCTTCACCAAGGGGATCTGCGCCGGTGACGAGCCGGATTTGTGGAGCAAGGAGCCGGACGGCCGGGTGCGGCTCTGGATCGAGGTGGGGCTGCCCGATCCCGAGCGGCTGCGCAAGGCCAGCCGCCACGCCGGGCAGGTGGTGCTGCTCGCCTACGGTGCCGGCCGCCCACGCTGGGAGGCCGCGCACCTGGGACGGCTGGCGGGGGCAGCCAACATCCGGGTCTTTGCCTTGGAAGAGGTGTTTCTGAAGCAAGTCGTCGCTTGCCTGGAGCGTTCCATCGTTTGGTCCCTCACCGTCACCGAGGGTTCGCTCTTTCTGACCGCGGGGGAGACTTCCCTGGAGACGGCGTTGATCTGCCTGCAGGCCTGA
- a CDS encoding glycine/sarcosine/betaine reductase selenoprotein B family protein yields MTFFTRLKNQLIARLITRYPQLAKRFVDAYKPWESEGEIPWVRPKAPLAQCKVAMVTTSGVHHRGQPPFDMQDSDGDPSFREIDGESIGGDFLITHDYYDHADAEKDLNIIFPLERLREMVGEGLIGKLAKKHYSFMGHIDGRHIPALITRSAPEIARRLKAEGVDVVLLTPA; encoded by the coding sequence ATGACCTTCTTCACCCGACTGAAAAACCAACTCATCGCCAGGCTCATCACCCGCTATCCCCAGCTGGCCAAACGCTTTGTCGACGCCTACAAGCCCTGGGAGAGCGAGGGGGAGATCCCCTGGGTCCGGCCCAAGGCGCCCCTGGCCCAGTGCAAGGTGGCCATGGTCACCACCAGCGGGGTGCATCACCGCGGCCAGCCGCCCTTCGACATGCAGGATAGCGATGGGGATCCGAGCTTTCGGGAGATCGACGGCGAGAGCATCGGCGGCGACTTTCTGATCACCCACGACTACTACGACCACGCGGATGCGGAGAAGGACCTCAACATCATCTTCCCCCTGGAGCGGCTGCGGGAGATGGTCGGTGAAGGGCTCATCGGCAAGCTGGCCAAGAAGCACTACTCTTTCATGGGGCATATCGACGGGCGCCACATCCCGGCGCTGATCACCCGCAGCGCCCCCGAGATCGCCCGGCGGCTCAAGGCCGAGGGGGTCGACGTGGTCCTGTTGACCCCGGCCTGA
- a CDS encoding YbaN family protein — MESQVGTAKEVPLGSRLLKGALLVAGLLCTALGVLGIFLPLLPTTPLLLLAAACFARSSERFHRWLLEHRRLGPIIGGYLDGSGIPLKAKIYAIVLIWLTLTPSALLLIPLVWVRVLLFAIALGVTLYLLRLPTRE; from the coding sequence ATGGAAAGCCAGGTCGGAACAGCCAAAGAAGTGCCTCTTGGGTCGAGGCTGCTGAAAGGCGCCCTGCTGGTTGCGGGGTTGCTCTGCACCGCTCTTGGCGTGCTGGGGATCTTCCTGCCGCTGCTCCCCACTACCCCGCTGCTGCTGTTGGCGGCCGCCTGTTTCGCGCGCAGCTCCGAGCGGTTTCACCGCTGGTTGCTCGAGCATCGCCGCCTCGGCCCGATCATCGGCGGCTATCTCGACGGCTCGGGCATACCCCTCAAGGCCAAAATCTACGCCATCGTATTGATCTGGCTCACCCTCACCCCCTCGGCACTTCTCCTCATCCCCCTGGTCTGGGTCAGGGTCCTGCTTTTCGCCATCGCCCTGGGCGTCACCCTCTACCTGTTGCGGCTTCCCACCCGGGAATGA
- a CDS encoding carbon starvation CstA family protein yields the protein MLYFFACVALLIAGYFVYGKLVDNIFGPDPNRPTPAVTLNDGVDYVEMSPKKIFLVQLLNIAGLGPIFGPILGALYGPSALIWIVIGCIFGGAVHDYFSGMLSMRHEGRSIPDVVGKELGFGFKQFMRLFSIVLLLLVGVVFVLGPAKLLGSMTGLAVPAWVAIIFGYYFLATILPIDKIIGRIYPLFGAVLIFMAVGLTAALIYKGYNFYPELTLANLHPKELPLWPLMFITIACGAISGFHATQSPLMARCVTNEKLGRPLFYGSMIGEGIIALIWATLGMAFYSGSTGLNAALGQGGPAYVVNEISTTLLGPVGGLLAIIGVVILPISSGDTAFRSARLIIADFINLPQKVATKRLLLAVPLFVVGFLISRGDFGVIWRYFGWANQTLATIVLWAAAAYLAKEAKLHWIASLPATFMTAVATTYIFVDKIGFGLSLQVSTIIGIAAALLSLGAFLAKFRKGALALEAEAESA from the coding sequence ATGCTCTACTTCTTCGCCTGTGTCGCCCTGCTGATCGCCGGCTACTTCGTCTACGGCAAGCTGGTCGACAACATTTTCGGCCCCGATCCCAACCGCCCCACCCCGGCCGTCACCCTCAACGACGGCGTCGACTACGTCGAGATGTCGCCGAAAAAGATTTTCCTGGTCCAGCTGCTCAACATCGCCGGCCTGGGCCCCATCTTCGGCCCGATCCTCGGCGCCCTGTACGGCCCCTCGGCGCTGATCTGGATCGTCATCGGCTGCATTTTCGGCGGCGCGGTCCACGACTACTTCTCGGGCATGCTCTCGATGCGTCACGAAGGGCGCAGCATCCCCGACGTGGTCGGCAAGGAGCTGGGCTTCGGTTTCAAGCAGTTCATGCGCCTGTTCTCCATCGTGCTGCTGCTGCTGGTCGGCGTGGTCTTCGTGCTCGGCCCGGCCAAGCTGCTCGGCAGCATGACCGGTCTCGCCGTTCCGGCCTGGGTGGCGATCATCTTCGGCTACTACTTCCTGGCCACCATCCTGCCCATCGACAAGATCATCGGCCGCATCTACCCGCTGTTCGGCGCCGTGCTGATCTTCATGGCCGTCGGCCTGACCGCGGCGCTGATCTACAAGGGCTACAACTTCTACCCCGAACTGACCCTGGCCAACCTGCACCCGAAGGAGCTGCCCCTGTGGCCGCTGATGTTCATCACCATCGCCTGCGGCGCGATCAGCGGCTTCCACGCCACCCAATCGCCGCTCATGGCCCGCTGCGTAACCAACGAGAAACTCGGCCGGCCCCTGTTCTACGGCTCGATGATCGGCGAAGGGATCATCGCCCTGATCTGGGCCACCCTCGGCATGGCCTTCTATAGCGGCTCCACCGGGCTCAACGCGGCCCTCGGCCAGGGCGGCCCGGCTTACGTGGTCAACGAAATCTCCACCACCCTGCTCGGCCCCGTCGGCGGCCTGCTGGCCATCATCGGCGTGGTCATCCTGCCCATCTCCTCGGGCGACACCGCCTTCCGCAGCGCCCGGCTGATCATCGCCGACTTCATCAACCTGCCGCAGAAGGTCGCCACCAAGCGCCTGCTGCTGGCCGTGCCCCTGTTCGTGGTCGGCTTCCTGATCTCCCGCGGCGACTTCGGCGTGATCTGGCGCTACTTCGGCTGGGCCAACCAGACCCTGGCCACCATCGTGCTCTGGGCCGCCGCCGCCTACCTGGCCAAGGAAGCCAAGCTGCACTGGATCGCCTCGCTGCCGGCCACCTTCATGACCGCCGTGGCCACCACCTACATCTTCGTCGACAAGATCGGCTTCGGGCTCTCCCTGCAGGTCTCGACCATCATCGGCATCGCCGCCGCGTTGCTGAGCCTCGGCGCCTTCCTCGCCAAGTTCCGCAAGGGCGCCCTGGCCCTGGAGGCCGAAGCCGAAAGCGCCTGA
- a CDS encoding EamA family transporter, which produces MTWIALSLFTAFFESAKDVFGKRGLRNSDEFVVAWAWRFFALPFLLPLLLVIEIPSLDRPFWWALAVSGGLNAVTSVLYLRAIRLSDLSLTVPMVTFTPMLLLLTSPLILGERPGPLGVLGVLLIVLGAYLLNVKQRGLGLLAPFRALLAEPGPRLMLLVAATWSVTANVDKIGLQHSSPLFWAIAVNLTITLLLLPLAAPRLRRDRARVRANLGNLLAIGACGGLTLICQMTAISLTLVPYVIAIKRTSTLMSVGWGWLLFGEKGIANRLAGVAVMVLGVVLISLS; this is translated from the coding sequence ATGACCTGGATCGCCCTCTCGCTGTTCACCGCCTTCTTCGAGTCGGCCAAGGACGTCTTCGGCAAGCGTGGCCTGCGCAACAGCGACGAGTTCGTCGTCGCCTGGGCCTGGCGCTTTTTCGCTCTGCCGTTCCTGCTGCCGCTGCTGCTGGTGATCGAAATACCCTCCCTCGATCGCCCCTTCTGGTGGGCCCTGGCGGTGAGCGGCGGGCTCAACGCCGTCACCAGCGTCCTCTACCTCAGGGCGATCCGCCTCTCCGATCTCTCCCTGACCGTCCCCATGGTCACCTTCACGCCTATGCTTCTACTGCTGACCTCGCCGCTGATCCTCGGGGAGCGCCCGGGGCCGCTCGGAGTGCTCGGCGTACTGTTGATCGTGCTCGGCGCCTATCTGCTCAATGTAAAACAACGCGGCCTGGGCCTGCTCGCCCCGTTTCGGGCGCTGCTCGCCGAACCAGGCCCGCGCCTGATGCTGCTGGTGGCGGCAACCTGGAGTGTTACCGCCAACGTCGACAAGATCGGCCTGCAACACTCCTCTCCCCTGTTTTGGGCCATCGCCGTCAATCTGACCATCACCCTGCTGCTTTTGCCCCTGGCGGCGCCGCGCCTGCGCCGGGATCGGGCGCGGGTGCGCGCCAACCTGGGCAACCTGCTGGCCATCGGCGCCTGCGGGGGCCTTACCCTGATCTGCCAGATGACGGCCATCAGTCTGACGCTGGTTCCCTACGTGATCGCCATCAAGCGCACCAGCACGCTTATGAGTGTGGGTTGGGGGTGGCTGCTGTTCGGCGAGAAGGGTATCGCCAATCGGCTGGCCGGGGTGGCGGTGATGGTGCTAGGGGTGGTGTTGATCAGCCTGTCCTGA
- a CDS encoding 4Fe-4S ferredoxin — protein sequence MEKAQKPGPTGSAAWVEEIIREFWEQAAGNSLHSGTGEKAWAEPLVGFARGDDPQFARLKADIGPFYWTPEEIFRLSRPGLEITAGELSVVSYVLPQTEATRLDQRREDRYPAERWARSRYFGEMFNCELRLHLAARLSEAGFPAIAPERAAEFDYRHSKRFGLASNWSERHTAWVAGLGTFGLSDGLITRLGKAVRFGSVVARIDLPATVPPYTDHQAWCLWHARGTCGACIKRCPAEAISESGHDKAKCFRYIREVTTPYTSSKFGTGATPCGLCQVKIPCEARCPL from the coding sequence ATGGAAAAAGCGCAGAAACCAGGCCCGACGGGCTCCGCCGCCTGGGTCGAGGAAATCATCCGGGAATTCTGGGAGCAGGCGGCAGGCAACTCGCTGCACAGCGGCACCGGGGAAAAAGCCTGGGCAGAGCCGCTGGTCGGCTTCGCCCGGGGGGATGATCCTCAGTTCGCCCGGCTCAAAGCCGACATCGGCCCCTTCTACTGGACCCCCGAGGAGATCTTCCGCCTGAGTCGGCCGGGGCTGGAGATCACCGCCGGGGAACTGAGCGTGGTCAGCTATGTCCTGCCGCAGACCGAGGCAACCCGCCTCGACCAGCGCCGCGAGGATCGGTACCCCGCCGAACGCTGGGCCCGCTCACGCTATTTCGGCGAGATGTTCAACTGCGAGCTGCGCCTGCACCTGGCCGCCCGGCTCAGCGAGGCCGGGTTCCCGGCCATCGCCCCCGAACGCGCCGCGGAATTCGACTACCGGCACTCCAAGCGCTTCGGCCTCGCCTCCAACTGGTCCGAGCGGCATACCGCCTGGGTCGCCGGCCTCGGCACCTTCGGCCTCTCCGACGGGTTGATCACCCGCCTGGGCAAGGCGGTGCGCTTCGGCTCGGTGGTCGCCCGCATCGACCTGCCCGCCACCGTCCCCCCCTATACCGACCACCAGGCCTGGTGCCTGTGGCATGCCCGGGGCACCTGCGGGGCCTGCATCAAACGCTGCCCTGCAGAGGCCATCTCCGAGAGCGGCCATGACAAGGCCAAGTGCTTCCGCTATATCCGCGAGGTAACCACCCCCTACACGAGCTCGAAGTTCGGCACCGGCGCCACCCCCTGCGGGTTGTGCCAGGTGAAGATCCCCTGCGAGGCCCGCTGTCCGCTTTAG
- a CDS encoding carotenoid oxygenase family protein has product MIEENKISRRSFLSLLGASAMTMTLAGCRTHGALAHTPFRDEDFRRLPALGLATSLTEEFDYSPRVEGTLPAGLRGTLYRNGPGLFEREGLRKRCLLDGDGMVQAFRIGEGQVRYRNRFVRTRKYNEESAAGKFLYSTWSTQAPGGVLANLGGGTFQNQAGITVVVRDGRLYAFDEFNPPYELDPLTLDTRGENWLGLARGATVFSAHSKLDPRTGDWIFFGLEFERAIKLHLTVLGADGALKMHRVTELPRFAYIHDFFITERHILLNLHPLEMKVWGFLLGRRSMIDSMRWRPEWGNLILVFDRAGDAEPVQLRTEASWMWHSLNAYELGDEIVADFVGYRDPDHFLGEDPALFAIMEGRQGSYENPGELRRYILSPRTGKVRQELLASGDFEFPFVNPRLLGSPHDYGYLACRPQGEPFFTAVSRVDSRTGKIDSFDFGPGVYCSEPVFAPKPPSAGAGSDREEAGWILTQIYDGQARKSALAILDAQALGDGPVARVLLGHHVPLGFHGFWQQATPAQGGMPS; this is encoded by the coding sequence ATGATTGAAGAAAACAAGATTTCCCGCAGATCATTTCTCTCCCTGCTGGGTGCCTCCGCCATGACCATGACGCTCGCCGGGTGCCGTACCCACGGGGCCCTGGCCCATACTCCCTTCCGGGATGAGGATTTCCGGCGCCTGCCGGCGTTGGGATTGGCCACCTCCCTCACCGAGGAGTTTGACTATTCCCCCCGCGTCGAGGGGACTCTTCCCGCCGGGCTGCGCGGCACCCTGTATCGAAACGGCCCCGGCCTTTTCGAGCGTGAAGGCCTGCGCAAACGCTGCCTGCTGGACGGCGACGGCATGGTCCAGGCATTCCGCATCGGCGAGGGGCAGGTGCGCTACCGCAACCGGTTCGTGCGTACCCGAAAGTATAATGAAGAATCGGCCGCGGGCAAATTCCTCTACTCCACCTGGTCGACCCAGGCTCCTGGCGGGGTACTGGCCAACCTGGGCGGGGGGACCTTCCAGAACCAGGCCGGCATCACCGTGGTGGTGCGCGATGGCCGCCTGTACGCCTTCGACGAGTTCAACCCCCCTTACGAACTTGACCCGCTCACCCTGGACACCCGCGGTGAGAACTGGCTTGGGCTGGCCAGGGGAGCGACGGTTTTCTCCGCCCATTCCAAGCTCGACCCGCGCACCGGCGACTGGATTTTTTTCGGCCTCGAATTCGAGCGGGCGATCAAACTGCACCTGACGGTCCTGGGCGCCGACGGCGCGCTCAAAATGCACCGCGTCACCGAACTGCCCCGGTTTGCCTACATTCACGATTTTTTCATCACCGAACGCCACATCCTGCTCAACCTGCATCCGCTGGAAATGAAGGTCTGGGGATTTCTGCTCGGACGCCGCAGCATGATCGACTCCATGCGCTGGCGCCCCGAGTGGGGCAACCTGATCCTGGTTTTCGACCGGGCGGGCGACGCCGAGCCGGTTCAGCTGCGAACCGAGGCCAGTTGGATGTGGCACAGCCTCAACGCCTATGAGCTGGGCGATGAGATCGTCGCCGATTTTGTCGGCTACCGGGACCCCGATCATTTTCTCGGCGAGGATCCGGCCCTGTTCGCCATCATGGAGGGGCGCCAGGGGAGCTATGAGAACCCCGGAGAGCTGCGCCGCTACATCCTCTCCCCGCGCACCGGAAAGGTCAGGCAGGAGCTCCTCGCCTCGGGAGACTTCGAGTTCCCCTTCGTGAACCCTCGGCTGCTCGGCTCTCCCCACGACTATGGCTACCTGGCCTGCAGGCCCCAGGGCGAACCGTTCTTCACCGCGGTTTCCCGGGTCGATAGCCGCACGGGCAAGATCGATTCCTTCGACTTCGGCCCGGGGGTGTACTGCAGCGAGCCGGTCTTCGCCCCGAAACCGCCATCGGCCGGTGCCGGGTCGGACCGGGAGGAAGCCGGCTGGATTCTTACCCAGATCTACGACGGCCAGGCCCGAAAGAGCGCCCTGGCCATCCTGGACGCCCAGGCTCTTGGTGACGGACCCGTGGCCCGGGTTCTGCTCGGGCATCACGTCCCCCTCGGTTTTCATGGGTTCTGGCAGCAGGCTACGCCAGCCCAGGGAGGAATGCCTTCATGA
- a CDS encoding DUF1015 domain-containing protein, producing the protein MTFAKIGLQVPTILLPRPGTDMSKWAVIACDQYTSEPEYWQRVSAAVAGHPSTLNLIFPEVYLEQAGGESRIAEINTSMRRYLDAGILQEEPKPGFILVDRQTSAAPSRKGLVVALDLEEYAYSEGASTLIRATEGTILDRLPPRIKVRQGASIELPHIMVLIDDPERTVIEPLFERELEEVYNFELMENGGRVRGWRVNDAVSLGQVAAALGRLAEPARFAEKYQVQGRAPVLYAMGDGNHSFATAKAIWERLKEQAADQQAIMDHPARYALVELVNVHDPGLEFEAIHRVVFNADLAAMEAQAAEFYQAQGASFRCERCADPMAAAEAARRLAQPGRHLIPFTAAEACGLFVIDNSPLHLVVATLQAFLDRFLEHNAAARIDYIHGEGPVTALGSKEGNVGFFLPAISKHDLFKTIILDGALPRKTFSMGDADEKRFYLECRKIVR; encoded by the coding sequence ATGACCTTTGCAAAGATCGGCCTTCAAGTCCCCACCATTCTCCTGCCCAGGCCGGGCACCGACATGAGCAAATGGGCGGTCATCGCCTGCGACCAGTACACCTCCGAGCCCGAATACTGGCAAAGGGTCAGCGCTGCCGTTGCGGGGCACCCCTCGACCCTCAACCTTATTTTCCCCGAGGTCTATCTCGAGCAAGCCGGCGGCGAGAGCCGCATTGCCGAGATCAACACCTCAATGAGGCGCTATCTCGATGCGGGGATCCTGCAGGAGGAGCCCAAGCCGGGGTTCATCCTGGTCGATAGACAGACATCTGCGGCTCCGTCGCGCAAGGGGCTGGTGGTCGCTCTTGATCTGGAGGAGTACGCTTACAGCGAAGGGGCAAGCACCCTGATTCGCGCCACCGAGGGGACGATCCTCGACCGGCTGCCCCCGCGCATCAAGGTGCGCCAGGGCGCCAGCATCGAACTGCCCCACATCATGGTGCTCATCGACGACCCGGAGCGTACCGTCATCGAGCCGCTCTTCGAAAGGGAGTTGGAAGAAGTTTACAACTTTGAGCTGATGGAGAACGGCGGCCGCGTTCGGGGCTGGCGGGTCAATGACGCTGTGAGCCTCGGCCAGGTGGCCGCAGCGCTCGGCCGGCTGGCCGAGCCGGCGCGCTTCGCGGAAAAATATCAGGTGCAGGGCAGGGCGCCGGTCCTCTATGCCATGGGGGACGGCAACCACTCCTTCGCCACCGCCAAGGCTATCTGGGAACGGCTGAAGGAGCAGGCCGCCGATCAGCAGGCGATCATGGATCACCCGGCCCGCTACGCCCTGGTGGAACTGGTCAACGTCCATGACCCGGGGCTTGAGTTCGAGGCGATCCACCGGGTGGTCTTCAACGCCGATCTCGCGGCCATGGAAGCGCAGGCCGCCGAATTCTACCAGGCGCAGGGGGCCAGCTTCCGCTGCGAGCGCTGCGCGGATCCCATGGCAGCCGCTGAGGCCGCCCGGCGCCTGGCGCAGCCGGGGCGGCACCTGATTCCTTTCACGGCCGCCGAGGCCTGCGGGCTCTTCGTCATCGACAACTCTCCGCTGCATCTGGTGGTCGCCACCCTGCAGGCCTTCCTCGACCGCTTCCTCGAGCACAATGCCGCCGCCCGCATCGACTATATTCACGGCGAGGGGCCAGTCACCGCCCTGGGGTCAAAGGAAGGCAACGTCGGGTTTTTCCTGCCCGCCATCTCCAAGCACGACCTGTTCAAGACCATCATTCTCGATGGCGCGCTGCCGCGCAAAACTTTCTCCATGGGGGATGCGGACGAGAAACGCTTCTACCTGGAGTGTCGGAAAATCGTCCGCTGA
- a CDS encoding methylated-DNA--[protein]-cysteine S-methyltransferase, whose product MTADYARVERAIKFIETNFIRQPPLAEIAASVGLSEFHFQRLFRRWAGVSPKRFLQYLTAGYARELLRQSRSVLDVAFEAGLTGSGRLHDLTVNIHAASPGELKERGAGLIIRYGTHPTPFGNCLLAATSRGICALRFIPSGDVGEVLGTLQGEWENACFAEDFEATGGLAERIFSTTVGGSAKPGLALHVRGTNFQVRVWEALLRVPPGAALTYGELALRAGAPGAARAVGTAVGQNPVAYLIPCHRVIRNSGVLGEYRWGAARKKAMLGWEAAHRTG is encoded by the coding sequence ATGACTGCCGATTATGCGCGGGTCGAAAGGGCCATCAAGTTCATCGAAACCAACTTTATCCGGCAGCCGCCGCTGGCCGAAATCGCCGCGAGCGTCGGGCTCAGTGAGTTCCATTTCCAGCGGCTGTTCCGCCGTTGGGCGGGGGTGAGCCCCAAGCGTTTTCTCCAGTATCTGACCGCCGGCTACGCCCGCGAACTGCTTCGTCAGTCCCGCAGCGTGCTCGACGTTGCCTTCGAAGCCGGCCTGACCGGCAGCGGCAGGCTCCACGATCTGACCGTCAATATCCACGCCGCCAGCCCCGGTGAACTCAAGGAGCGCGGTGCCGGGCTGATCATCCGCTACGGAACCCACCCCACCCCCTTCGGAAACTGCCTGCTGGCCGCCACCTCCCGAGGCATCTGCGCCTTGCGGTTTATTCCCTCCGGCGATGTCGGTGAGGTGCTCGGCACCCTGCAGGGCGAATGGGAAAACGCCTGCTTTGCCGAGGACTTCGAAGCGACCGGGGGGTTGGCGGAACGCATCTTTTCCACAACCGTTGGAGGGTCCGCCAAGCCGGGGCTGGCTCTGCATGTCAGGGGGACCAACTTTCAGGTCCGGGTCTGGGAGGCCCTGCTGCGGGTTCCACCGGGAGCGGCCCTCACCTATGGCGAACTGGCGCTGCGGGCCGGCGCCCCGGGCGCCGCTCGGGCGGTGGGGACGGCGGTCGGCCAGAATCCGGTTGCCTACCTGATCCCCTGCCACCGGGTAATCCGTAATTCAGGCGTCCTCGGCGAGTACCGCTGGGGCGCGGCCCGGAAAAAAGCCATGCTCGGCTGGGAGGCCGCGCATCGGACAGGCTGA
- a CDS encoding response regulator codes for MVKRKRFGEILIEAGIITDATLQAALVRQKACGKRIGQILEETGKITEKAIAIVLARQFGLKTVKNLAARSCTREVLSLIDRETAFEHLVFPLKREHNVLFVAITNPLDLATLDSLTFRTGLKIVTLVTTPSEIQGAIRAHYDGGGGLPHQDEWTVLVVDDQEFFRTVTSVTLEKEGYAVLQAKSGLEALKLAREHSPQLILLDMIMPRMDGPQTFRELQVYQDTRRIPVIAMTARATPEQEAAVLQAGYFDFIAKPINPLRLTARVNRAIHTVYGPAPWKNGQPAGMPSELQPAGYPNLRTVTGWA; via the coding sequence ATGGTCAAGCGCAAGCGGTTCGGGGAAATCCTTATCGAGGCCGGCATCATCACCGACGCGACCCTGCAGGCAGCCCTGGTCAGGCAGAAGGCCTGCGGCAAGCGCATCGGGCAGATCCTCGAGGAGACGGGCAAGATCACCGAGAAGGCCATCGCCATCGTCCTGGCCCGGCAGTTCGGTTTGAAAACCGTAAAAAACCTGGCCGCCCGCAGCTGCACCCGTGAAGTGCTCTCCCTCATCGACCGTGAAACCGCCTTTGAGCATCTCGTCTTCCCGCTCAAGCGGGAACACAATGTCCTCTTCGTCGCCATCACCAACCCACTCGACCTGGCGACTCTCGACAGCCTGACCTTTCGCACCGGATTGAAAATCGTTACCCTGGTCACCACGCCCAGCGAAATCCAGGGAGCCATCCGGGCCCACTACGACGGCGGCGGCGGCCTCCCACACCAGGACGAATGGACGGTTCTGGTGGTGGACGACCAGGAGTTTTTCCGCACCGTCACCAGCGTGACCCTGGAAAAGGAAGGGTATGCGGTTCTCCAGGCCAAATCGGGGCTCGAGGCCCTGAAACTGGCCCGCGAACATTCCCCCCAGCTGATCCTTCTCGACATGATCATGCCGCGCATGGACGGGCCGCAGACCTTTCGCGAGCTCCAGGTCTATCAGGACACACGGCGCATCCCGGTCATCGCCATGACCGCCCGGGCCACCCCCGAGCAGGAAGCCGCCGTGCTGCAGGCGGGGTACTTCGATTTCATCGCCAAGCCGATCAACCCGCTGCGCCTGACCGCCAGGGTCAACCGGGCGATCCACACCGTCTACGGCCCGGCCCCCTGGAAAAACGGGCAACCGGCCGGAATGCCGAGCGAACTCCAGCCGGCCGGATATCCGAACCTGAGGACCGTGACCGGCTGGGCCTGA
- a CDS encoding Card1-like endonuclease domain-containing protein — protein MSIHDCAMGLEIHSTSGTPNELDVAFLWNNRLHLIECKTSLTSALFLRAWED, from the coding sequence ATGAGCATTCACGACTGCGCCATGGGGCTGGAGATCCATTCGACCAGCGGTACGCCCAACGAGTTGGACGTGGCTTTTCTCTGGAACAATCGCCTGCACCTGATCGAGTGCAAGACCTCCCTCACCTCTGCCCTCTTCCTGAGGGCGTGGGAGGATTAA
- the btsR gene encoding two-component system response regulator BtsR — MIRALIVDDELHARKELAKLLEKTGQFELVGQCANAVEAVKAINSQRPDVVFLDIQMPVIDGFEMLSMIDREIMPHVVFVTAYDEYAIRAFEEKTLDYLLKPVHPERLAKTVEKLLEHLISDTTRDYDTAPLTRIPCIKGGNIKLIPAEVVEYAYSDPSGVHVVVAGEAFFTDLTLKALEERTALLRCHRQALVNIDAIDQVSLQEGGGAEIRTHGGQTIPVSRRNLREFKKALGI, encoded by the coding sequence ATGATCCGCGCCCTGATCGTGGACGATGAGCTGCACGCCCGCAAGGAACTGGCCAAGCTGCTCGAAAAAACCGGCCAGTTCGAACTGGTCGGCCAGTGCGCCAACGCCGTCGAGGCGGTCAAGGCCATCAACAGCCAGCGCCCCGATGTGGTTTTCCTCGACATCCAGATGCCGGTCATCGACGGCTTCGAGATGCTCAGCATGATCGACCGCGAGATCATGCCCCACGTGGTCTTCGTCACCGCCTACGACGAGTACGCGATCCGCGCCTTCGAGGAAAAGACCCTCGATTACCTGCTCAAGCCGGTGCACCCCGAGCGGCTCGCCAAGACGGTGGAAAAGCTCCTCGAGCACCTCATTTCGGACACGACCCGCGACTACGACACCGCGCCGCTGACCCGCATCCCCTGCATCAAGGGGGGCAACATCAAGCTGATCCCGGCCGAAGTGGTAGAATACGCCTACTCGGACCCTTCGGGGGTGCACGTGGTGGTGGCGGGCGAGGCGTTTTTCACCGACCTGACCCTCAAGGCCCTCGAGGAGCGCACCGCGCTGCTGCGCTGCCACCGCCAGGCCCTGGTCAACATCGACGCCATCGACCAGGTCAGCCTGCAGGAGGGGGGCGGTGCCGAGATCCGCACCCACGGCGGGCAGACCATCCCGGTGAGCCGGCGCAACCTGCGCGAATTCAAAAAGGCCCTCGGCATCTGA